A region of the Nocardia asteroides genome:
GGTACTCGGCCATGGGCACGGCGAGGTACCGGTAGGACAGCAACAGCACGGCCAGCACGACCGCACCGGAGGCGACCAGCCGGACCCGGAACCATCCCCAGCCGCGCTCCGGCTCGCGCAGCGCCGACTCGACGGTCAGGCACAGCACCGCGCCCGCGACCAGGTCGACGCCGTAGTGGTATCCGAAACCCAGGGTGGCGGCCAGAGTGGCCAGCAGCCAGAACGCACCACCCCAGCGCAGCCAGGCCGGTGCGGGCTCGCCGTCGCTGTCGCGACGGGTGTGCAGGAACACCGACAGCGCCCAGGCCGTGTGCATGGAGGGCATGCAATTGCGTGGAATCGCGGCGTCGAACGGCAGCGGCATCGGAGTCCGGTCGATCGGCGGCACCACGCCCGGCCAGTAGTTGCCCAGTTGCAGCCCGTCGCCGTCCGGTCCGTACGCGAACATCGGCCCGACGACCGGGAACAGGACATACACCAAAGGGCCGATCAACCCCAGCACCAGAAAGGTCCGCACCAGGTAGTGCGACGGCCAGCGGCCCGACGACATCACGCGGCGCAGCTGCCACACCGCCACGACGATCGCCGCCACCGGCAACTCGATATAGACCCAGTGCAACACCGCGTAGACCACTGGGCCGAGCGCGTCGACCGCACGGCCGAGCACCCACGACGGATCGCCCAGCGCGTGGTCGGCCAGCATCACGTACTCGTCGAGCACCGTCGGCCTGCCGATGACGGTGACGTGCAGCCACACGTCGCCGACCTTGGTGGCCAGGATGAGCAGCGCGCCCAGCGCGGCCGCGTGCAGCGCGGCGCGTCGTTCGGCGCCCGGCCAGCGCAGCCAGGCCACCAGCGCCAAGCCGGTCAGCACGATCACCGGGCCGTTGCCTATCGCGAACGGCTCGCCCGCCAGCAAGCGGGCCCCCGCCCACACCACGTCGACGGACACCGCGATGCCGACCGCGACCAGCCGCCTGCGGGCCGAGATGCCCACCAGCGCAAGGACCAATCCGGCCCAGGGCACCGACATGGATTTGGGTGTACCGACGTAGTCCCGCGCCAAACTCTCCAGCGGGCCTTCGAACCTCTGCCAGGTCGCGACGACCTGCAACACGATCAGCAGCACCGGCACCGCGGCCACCGCCGCGGTGACCCGAACCCGGGTCTGTGGCACGCGGCGGCTCGATACCGCTCTTCCTGCTTTGGAACCCGGGTCTTCGACTAGCATCCGACCATAGTAAACGGGGGGTGAACTGCGTCCCCCTGGCCAGCTGAACAGCAACCGACCTGTCCGCGGCCGGACGCTACTGTTTCAGCTCCTCGACCAGCGCGTCCACCACCGCGACCAAATCGCCCTGCGACGCCGCGGCAACTCGGCGTTGACGCTGATAAGAGGCCCCGCGCTTGGGGATCTCGGCGACCAGCGCGAGCTCGTCCGCGCAGTTCAGCCGTGCCGCCGTCGGTTCCAGCCGGTTCAGCAGATCGTTCAGGTCGTCGGTGACCAACCGCTCATTGCTGTCGGAGTCGGTGATGATGATCGCGTCCAGCCCGTAACGGGCTGCCCGCCACTTGTTCTCCTGCACATGCCACGGAGGCAGGGTGGGCAGGTCCTCGCCGTTCTCGACGCGGCGATCCAGGTCGACGATCAGGCAGTGGATGAGCGCGGCCATCGCGGCGAGCTCGGCGCGCGTGGAGATCCCGTCGCACACCCGCACCTCGATGGTGCCCCACTTCGGCGCCGGACGGATGTCCCAGTGCATGCCGCCGAGCTGTGTGAAGACGCCGGTCTTGATCTGATCGTGCACGAAATGCTCGAACTGGGTCCAGTTCTCGAACTGGAACGGCAGGCCCGCGGTCGGCAGCTGCTGGAACATCAGCGTTCGGTTGCTGGCGTAGCCGGTGTCCGATCCGGACCACATCGGCGAGGACGCCGACAACGCGAGCAGATGCGGATACGACAGCAGCAACGAGTTGAGGATCGGGAACACCTTGTCGCGGTGGGAGACTCCGACGTGCACGTGCACGCCCCAGATCATCATCTGCCTGCCCCACCACTGCGTGCGGTCGATCAGCTCGTCGTAGTGCTCCGACCGGGTCAGCTGCTGAGCCGACCACTGCGCGAACGGATGGGTTCCCGCGCAGAACACGTCGACGCCGAGCGGGTCGCCCGCGCGCCGCACCGTGTTCATGGTGCCGGTCAGATCCTCCACCGCCGCGCCGACGGTCTCGTGCACGCCGGTGACGAGTTCCACGGTATTGCGCAACAGCTCCTTGGTCACCTGCTGCGTGCCGTCGTGGGCGCGCAGGTCACCGAGCGAATCGAAGACCGCCGCAGCGGTATTCGACAGATCGCGGGTCACCTTGTCCACCAAGGCGATCTCCCATTCGACCCCGATGGTGGGCCGGGGCGAACCTTCGAAGGGAACGTGCTCGATTCCTGCCCCGGCCATATGCCACCCGCGCTACTGGATCACGCCACAGGCGACACGGCCACCCGCGTCGCCCGTCGCTAGGGTCGTGTCGTCGGGGCCCGCGACGCCATCGGCACGGACGTAACGGTTGGGAATGTTGCCGAAGTTGTCGGCGTCGGCGTGGATGATCAGGGCCTTGCCCTTCACCTCGTCCAGGGTCACCGAATCGGTGGTGGTGACCAGCTTGGCGGCGCCGTCGGAGCGCACCTCCAACGATGTCAGGTCACCGCTGGCCGGGTGGGTGTTGGCGCTGCCGACCTGGAGGTGACCACCGGCGGACAGGAAGTCGCCCGCCGGGCCTCCGGTCGGCGCGACCGAGTTGGGCTCGCACTTGCCGACCTGGTGCACATGCATGCCGTGGAAGCCGGGACGCAGTCCGCGGACCTCGACCGTGACCTGCAGGTGCTCGCCCTCCTCGGCGAAGTTCGCGGTGCCGATCGAGGCGCCCGAGGGGTCCTTCAGCTGCACGGTCACCCCCGGAGCGGTGTGCGGCGTGCCGTGCTCGGTGCTCGACTGTCCGGCCGGAGCGGGGGACCCGGTCCACACCGGCGGGGGCGTTCCCTGGACGTCACTCGACTCCTGGCTGTTCGAGCAGGCGGCGAGGCCGAAGACCGCGACCGCGAGCACCGGGGTCACAGTCCGCCAGGACGGGCGTCGAGTTGGGGACGGGGCCATCGGGGAACTCCTTTACGAGTACCGAGTTTACGAGTAAAGCTGGGTGGACACGTTCGTTACCGGACAAGATGATGCCACGGCCGCCGTGTCGCGCCCCCGACAGGGCGGCACGCCCTCACCTGACCTTCACCGCTGCGTGCGCGCGAACGGCGACCACACGGGTCAGTTACCCGTGACGATCACCGTTACACCCGGCCCGGTGTCCCCGATCCCGGCCGACTTCGGCTCCACGGATGCGTCGAGTTCGTCCGCGACGGCCTGCGCCGCCTCCTTGTCGCCGGGCGAATTGCCGTAGTACACCGTGGTTTTCGCGATATTGGCGCCGGGATAGTTGCCGGTTCCCGCGATCGTCCACCCACTTGCCGAGAGCTGATCGGCCGTCTTGGCGGCGAGCCCGGCCACCATGCTGTTGTTGAGCACGCGCACCGGCACCGAACGGGCTGCCGTGGAAGTGGACGCCGCGGGAGTCGACGTCACGGTCGCCCGCGCGGTGGACGAGGACGCGGCCGAGGTGGGCGCCTTGGGCGCGGTGGTGCTCGCCGGTACCTGGGGCGCGGCGGTCGCGCTGGTGGTCGGCGATTCGCTGGTTCCCGAGGCGTCGGTGTCGGCATCGGAATTCGACAGCGACATCGCCCCGAGACCGGCGAAAACGATGGCCAACGCGATCAGCACCATCGCCAGGGCGCGCAACGGTGGCCCACCGGAGGTGGGATTCGGGTAGCTCACCCTCGCGAGCCTAGTCGCACCGGGCGGGTCCGGGTCCGCATCGCCGGGTCAGACCTGGAATCCCAGCCGCCGCGCCGCGCGCGCCTTCTGCCTGCTCGCGCGCAGCCTGCGCAGCCGCTTGACCAGCATCGGATCGGCGGCCAGCGCTTCCGGCCGGTCGACCACCGCGTTCAGCACCTGGTAGTACCGGGTCGGCGACATGGCGAACAGCTCGCGGATGGCCTCTTCCTTCGCCCCGGCGTACTTCCACCACTGGCGCTCGAAGGCCAGGATGTCGAGGTCGCGACGGCTCAGCCCGTCGCCGTCGGCCTGCTCGGCCGCAGTGTGCCCCGCCGTGGCATCCGCGCTTGCGGAAGGGTCGTCCTGGATCGCGGAAAGATCCCGTGCCGCTGCGCCGTCCATCTCGCTCCCTCGCCGAGTGACCACCAGACGAAAATGGTGCTTGTACGTCGCGGAACATTCAACCACGCGCACCGGGAATCGCCCGGTCCGCGGCGCGGCGTGTTCCCTACCGGCCGGTAGCGGCGGTACCCGAGGCGCTGTGACGTGGCACCCACGGCAATAATCGGCATATGGCAATCCTCCCGATCGTGATCGTCGGCGACCCGGTTCTGCACAACCCGACCGCGCGGGTCACCCAATCGCCGGAGGAATTGGCCCCGCTCATCGCGGACATGTACGACACGCTCGACGCGGCACACGGCGTCGGGCTCGCGGCCAACCAGGTCGGCGTCGGGCTGCGCCTGTTCGTCTACGACTGCCCCGACCTCGGCCCGGACGGCACCGCGACCCGGCGTCGCGGGGCGGTGATCAACCCGGTGCTGGAGACCTCGCAGATCCCGGAGACCATGCCGGACCCGGACGACGACGAGGAGGGCTGCCTGTCGGTGCCCGGCGAGCAGTTCCCCACCGGCCGCGCCGAATGGGCCAAGGTGACCGGCACCGATGAGCACGGGCAGCCGGTCGAGGTGGAGGGCAAGGGCTTCTTCGCTCGGATGCTCCAGCACGAGGTCGGGCATTTGGACGGGTTCCTGTACGTGGACGTGCTGCTCGGCCGCAACGCGCGGGCCGCCAAGAAGGCGATCAAGCGAAACGGCTGGGGCACACCGGGTTTGAGCTGGCTGCCCGGCACCGATCCCGACCCGTTCGGGCATGACGACTGACCCCGCCGCCGGCCTGCCCGATATTCCGCTCGGCCGCCGCGTGGTGCTGCGCTATCAACTGCCCGCGGGTTATCCCCAACCGCTGACCGACGTGATCGGCGAGCTTCTCTCGCTGGATCCGCCCACCGTGCGCGGCGCCGACGGCCAGGTCGTCTCGGTGGCGCCGGACCGGGTGGTCGCGTTGAAAGCCATCGGCCCCAGACCGATTCGCACGAAGGAGATCCGCGCGCTCGAGGCCGCGGCCGCCTACGCCTGGCCCGGTGTCGAGCACAGCTGGATCGACGGGTGGTTGGTGCGCGCGGGCCACGGCTACACCGGCCGAGCGAACTCCGCTGTGCCGCTGGGCAACTCCGGCAGCCCCGCCGTCGTGTCCGCGGAGACGCTGCACCGGATCGGCGAGTGGTACACCGCGCACGGCCTGCCCTTGCAGCTCGCGCTGCCCGACCGGCTGGCACCGACGCCGCCCGGCTGGCACAGCTGGCGGGAGACGCTCATGCTGGCACTCGACATCGACAATTTCGTCCTGCCGCGGGGTCCGTCGATGGTGCGGATCGCGCCCGCCCCCGACGCCGACTGGCTGGAGATGCACCGCTATGGCGGCGAGGCCCCGGCCGCGCAGGCGGTGCCCGCCCCCGCGCCGGTTCCCGAGGTGCTGACCGCGGTCCTGGACGGCGAACTCGGCTTCGCCTCGCTGGGCCTGCCGCGTCCCATCGCGATCGGCCGCGGCGCGCTCACCACCGCCCCGGACGGACGCCGGTGGGTCGGGCTCACCTGCGTGGCCGTCGCGGCCGCGCACCGCAGGCACGGGCTCGGCTCGCTGGTCTGCGCCGAACTGGTGCGCTGGGGCCGCGAACGCGGCGCGAGGCACGCCTATCTCCAGGTGGAAGCCACCAACGAGCCGGCCCGCGCGATGTACCGCGAACTGGGATTCGTCGAACACCACGCCTACCGCTACGCCGCGCCCGAACCCCTCGCCGGGCCCGGCGGCCTGCGGTAGAACAGACCTGTCACCCCGTGCGAAGGAAGTCCGCAGTGCGTCTCGCCACCTGGAATGTCAACTCGATCCGCTCCCGGCTCGACCGCGTCGCGGACTGGCTGGACCGCCAGGACATCGACGTGCTGGCCCTCCAAGAGACCAAGTGCCGCGACGACCAGTTCCCGTTCGAGCGCTTCGACGAGCTCGGCTACGAAGTGGCCCACCTCGGGATCAATCAGTGGAACGGGGTGGCGATCGTCTCCCGGGTCGGTCTGACCGACGTCGAGTTCGCCTTCCCGGACCAGCCGGGCTTCGACAAGGACGCGGAAGAGTCCCTGATCAGCACGCCGGTGGTCGAGTCGCGCGCGATCGGGGCCACCTGCGGTGGCGTGCGGGTATGGAGCCTGTACGTGCCCAACGGCCGCACGCTGGGCGATCCGCACTACACCTACAAGCTGGAATGGCTTGCCGCGCTGCGCGACAACGGCGCGCGCTGGTTGGCCGAGGACCCGCAGGCCAAGATCGCGCTGGTGGGCGACTGGAACATCGCGCCGACCGACGACGATGTGTGGTCTGTGGAGTACTTCGCCGACAAGACGCACACTTCGCAGCCCGAACGCGACGCTTTCCAGGCCGTCGTGGACGCCGGCTACGCGGACGTCATGCGTCCGTTCGCGCCCGGGCCGGGCGTCTACACCTACTGGGACTACACCCAGTTGCGCTTTCCGAGGAAAGAAGGGATGCGCATCGATTTCATCCTCGCCTCCCCCGCGCTGGCCGCCACCGCGACGGACGCGATGGTCGATCGCGAGGCGCGAAAAGGCAAGGGCGCCAGCGATCACGCTCCGGTGATCGCCGAGTTCGCCGACGGCCCCGGGCACTCGTGACCCGCCCGGCGCAGCCGCCCTTCCCCCGCCGCAGCGGGAGCCGGACGACCGGCGCCAGGTTGGGCGGAATGAACAACGACGCGGCCGTGGGGCCACGGCAACGTGCGCAACACCTCGGCCCGGAGCGCCGCCGCCCGCAGGTGCTCGACACCGCGCTCGCCATCGCCGTGGAGGACGGCATCGCCGCGGTCACCATGGCCGCGATCGCGGAGCGCATGAACGTGACCAGGCCGGTGGTCTACGCCTGCTTCGCCGATCGCGTGGAGCTGATCGAGGCACTGATCCAGCGCGAGGAGGGCTACCTGGTCAGCGGCGTGCTCGAGGTGGTCACGCCGCGCCCCGTGAACGCGGACGAGACCGTGTTCGTCGAGGGGTTCCGCGCCCTGCTGACGAAAGCCGCGATCCGGCCCGAAGCCTGGCGGCTGGTCTACGGCAATCCCGATCCCGCGGTGGCGAATTCGTTCGGTCGCGGCCGCGCGCTCGTCATCGAGCGCTGTACGAAACTGTTGCGGCCGACGCTGCGCGCCTGGGGCACCGCGGACGCCGAGCGCAAGCTGCCCGTGCTGGTGGAGCAGTGGGTGTCCGCGGGCGAAGGGGCGGTGCGCGCGCTGCTCGCGGACCAGCAGGGCTGGACACCGGCGGATCTCGGCGCGTTCGTCGGCGCGGCGGTCTACCGCGCCCTGCGCAACGCCTGATTGTCAGGCTGCGTTTCCACTGCCCTCGCCCGGCCCGGTCACTACGATGGTGATCAACTATCCGACCACCGGCTGGCGGAGGAACGGTCATGGCGTTCTATCGGCAAGTGGGTGCGGTGCCGCCGAAGCGGCACACCCAGCATCGTGACGAGCGGGGCCGGCTCTACTACGAGGAGCTGATGGGCGAGGAGGGCTTCTCCGGCGACTCCTCGCTGCTCTATCACCGCGGCCTGCCACCGGCACTGGTCGACTCGACAGTGTGGGAACTGCCCGATCAGCGGACGACGCCGAATCATCCGCTACGCCATCGGCATCTGCGCCTGCACGCCCTGTTTCCCGGCGACGTTGCGGCGGAGACCGATCCGGTCACCGGGCGGCGCCTGCTGCTCGGCAACGCGGACGTGCGCATCTCCTACGTCGTCGCCGAGAACGAATCGCCGCTGTACCGCAACGCGATCGGCGACGAGCTGGTGTACGTGGAATCCGGCACCGCGATGGTCGACACCGTATTCGGCGCGCTGCCCGCGCGGCAAGGCGATCAGGTGCTCATCCCGCGTGCCACGACCCACCGCTGGCGGCCTACCGGCCCGGACCCGTTACGGGCATATGTGATCGAGGCGACCGGGCACATCACGCCGCCGAAACGCTACCTGTCGAAGTTCGGCCAGTTGCTCGAGCATGCCCCGTATTGCGAGCGCGACCTGCACGGACCGACCGAGACGATCACCGAATCCGGCGCGGAGGTGGAGGTGCTCGTCAAGCACCGCCCCGGTGGAAAGATCGTCGGCACCCGGATGGTCTACGCCACCCATCCGTTCGACGTGGTCGGCTGGGACGGCTGCCTGTATCCGTGGACGTTCAATATCGCCGATTTCGAACCCATCACCGGCCGCATCCATCAACCGCCCCCCGTGCACCAGGCATTCGAGGGCGGCAACTTCGTCGTCTGCAACTTCGTTCCGCGCAAGGTGGACTACCACCCGCGATCGATCCCGGTGCCGTACTACCACTCCAACGTCGATTCCGACGAAGTCATGTTCTACTGCGGCGGGGACTACGCGGCGCGGAAAGGATCGGGTATCAGCCAGGGCTCGGTGTCGGTGCACCCCGGCGGCTACGCCCACGGGCCACAGCCCGGCGCCTACGAGAACAGCATCGGCGTGGAGTACTTCGACGAGCTGGCCGTCATGGTCGACACCTTCCGCCCGCTGGAACTCGGTGAAGGCGCCTTGGCCTGCGAGGACCCGGCCTATGCGTGGACCTGGTCCGGGCGGAGCCCCGAGTGAGGACCGAGCTCGAGGTACCCCCGGAGTCCTTGTTCGGTCCGGACAACCTGCCTTATGGAGTGTTCGCACCGGCCGGCAGCGCCCCTCGGGTGGGCGTCCGGCTCGGCGAATACGTCATCGATCTGGCTGTGCTCCTCGATGATCCGGTGTTCGCCGCGCCGAATCTGAATGCTTTCCTGGCGCAGGGCCCCGCACGCTGGCGCGAGGTACGCGATCGGATTCGTGAATCCGTGGGCGGTGAGATCGACAGCGCCGCGGTACACCACCTGGACCGAGTGGAACTGCGGCTGCCCGTGCGAATCGGCGATTACGTGGACTTCTACGCGAGCATCGATCACGCGACGAACCTCGGCCGCCTCTTCCGGCCGGACGGTGACCCGCTGCTGCCGAATTGGCGCCACCTGCCGGTCGGCTACCACGGGCGTGCGGGCACCGTCGTGGTCTCGGGCACCGAGGTGACGCGGCCCTGCGGCCAGCGCAGGAGCGATTCGGGCGCACCGGATTTCGGCCCGTCGCGGCGGCTGGACATCGAGGCGGAACTCGGCTTCGTAATCGGCGTCGGGTCCCGGCTCGGCGTGCCGATCGGCATCGATGAGTTCGCCGACCGGGTCTTCGGCGTCGCGCTGGTCAACGACTGGTCCGCGCGCGACATCCAGGCCTGGGAATACCAGCCACTCGGGCCGTTTCTCGGCAAATCGTTCGCGACATCGATCTCGCCATGGATCACTCCGCTGGCAGCCCTGGAGTCCGCGCGGATACCGCTGCCTGAGCAGTCCCCCGCGCCTCTGCCCTACCTGCGGGGAACCGAGCCCTGGGGCTTGGACATCGATCTCACCGTGACATGGAACGGGCAACCGGTCGCCCACCCGCCCTATGCCCGGATGTACTGGTCACCGGCGCAGATGCTGGCCCACCTCACCGCGAACGGCGCGTCCACCCGTACCGGCGACCTGTATGCCTCCGGCACGATCTCCGGGCCGGCGCCGGACCAGCGCGGATCGTTCATCGAGTTGTCCTGGGGCGGAGACCGGCCGGTGGTGGTGAACCACCAGCGGCGCACCTTCCTGGAGGACGACGACGAAGTGACGATCTCCGCATCGGCTCCCGGTCCGGGTACGGCGCGCGTCGGATTGGGCGATGTCACCGGCCGCATCCGCCCCGCACACACGCGCTGATACCCAGGAATCGAGGGCTACGCAGAAATTCCTACTGTCCGTAGCGTCTCTCATCGGAGGAGGAACCATCGGGGACGGATAGAGAGAAGGATATGAAGCGCTCGTTTGCCGGATTCGTCGTCGCCGGTGCACTGTTGATTGCCGGGCAGTTCGCCCCCGCGGTCGCCACGGCCGCCCCGGTCGCCGACTCCGGCTCGGCCAACACCGGCTCCGGCTGCACCTCCAGCCAGCCGCCGACCTGCAGCTCTCCCCTGGCCTCCCTGCTGGTCCAGATCATCCAGGCCGTCAACACGGGCTCGGCCAACGCCAGCTGACGCGATCACGGTGCTCCGCGCACTCCTCGCCTACGCCATGTCGTAGGCGTGGAGTGGGAGAGTTCCGGGCTGTGGGGCAGCCACGGCAACCTCCCAGTGCTTGAGCGCGACGCTCTCCGGGTACGCCGCTAGCGCCCCATACGCCGGACAAGGAGCCAGGTCATGAGCGATCGCCCGGACATCGCGCACCGCCGCCCGGACGGCGTCGACGACGCCACCGTCGCCGCGACCGGCAAACTCTCCGAAGCGCTGGAGACCGTCGAACGCGCCCGCGGCCACCTGTACGCCTTCCATCAGCTGACCGGCGGCGCCGACCTGGCACTGGACGAGGCGGTGGAGATGTTCCGCGCGGCGGGCCACGCCCACATCGCCGACCGCATATCGACCGAGCTGATCGGGCGCAACGTCCTGGCCGGGCGCTGGACGTTCCAGATCGTCGAGGATTACGACGACAATTACTACGACGTGTTCCGCGGCATCGAACGGGCCACCCGGGAGGAACTGCTCGGCGGCCGCCGCCATCTCTACGAAGCCGAGATGAAGGAATCGCGGCGCACCCACGGTTTGCCCGGCCATTCGGCCACCCCCGAAACGGCGGAAGGCTCGTAACCCGGGCGTCGACACGACATTCGGCGCCTCGGATCACCCATGACCCGCACGAGCGCTGCCCCGGCTGCCTGGCATTTCAGTCGATCCTGCCGAATCGCCGGGCGCTCGTCGAACCGGTCCGGGTATGGTCAGGCGGGACAATTTCACACCCAACGGGGGCTCGCACCAGCGGGCTGAGAGGACGGCTAGCCGAGAGGCGTCAGGGCCGTCGACCGTATGAACCTGACCGGGTAATGCCGGCGTAGGGAGGAACAATATGGCACCCGCCGCTGCGTCCGACGGCGCATCCGCACCTGTCGACAGCGTCACCACCGGCCCCATCGAGGGCAGCGTCAAGCACTATCTCGAAGTCGACGACCTGCGCATTCCGGTGCGCCGGGTCAACCTGACCAACGGAGAGCACTTCGACGTCTACGACACCTGCGGCCCGTATACCGACGAGACGGCGACGATCGATCTGGAGAACGGTCTACCGAAGCTGCGCGATACCTGGACCAAGCCCGAGGGGGCGGGGCCGCGCACCCAGCTCGCCTGGGCCCGGGAAGGCATCATCACGCCGGAGATGCGCTTCATCGCCGCGCGCGAGGGCGTCTCACAGGAGCTGGTGCGCGAGGAAGTGGCCGCGGGCCGCGCGGTGATCCCGGCCAACCACCGGCACCCGGAACTCGAGCCCACCATCATCGGCAAAAAATTCCTGGTCAAGATCAACGCCAACATCGGCAACTCGGCGGTCTCGTCCTCGATCGCCGAGGAAGTGGAGAAGATGGTGTGGGCGACCCGCTGGGGCGCGGACACCATCATGGACCTGTCCACCGGCAAGAACATCCACGAGACGCGCGAGTGGATCCTGCGCAACTCCCCCGTCCCGGTCGGCACCGTGCCGATCTACCAGGCGCTGGAGAAGGTGAACGGCGATCCGACCGCGCTCACCTGGGAGATCTACCGCGACACCGTGATCGAGCAGTGTGAGCAGGGCGTGGACTACATGACCGTGCACGCCGGCGTGCTGCTGCGCTACGTCCCGCTGACCGCCAAACGGGTGACCGGCATCGTCTCGCGCGGCGGGTCGATCATGGCGGCGTGGTGCCTGGCGCATCACCAGGAATCGTTCCTGTACACGCACTTCGAGGAACTCTGCGAGATCCTGGCGCGCTACGACGTCACCTTCTCCCTCGGCGACGGCCTGCGGCCCGGCTCCATCGCCGATGCCAACGACGAGGCGCAGTTCGCCGAGCTGCGCACCCTGGGCGAGCTGACCAAGATCGCGAAATCGCATGGCGTACAGGTGATGATCGAGGGCCCCGGCCATGTGCCGATGCACAAGATCGTGGAGAACGTCCGGCTCGAGGAAGAGTTGTGCGAGGAGGCGCCGTTCTACACCCTCGGCCCGCTCGCCACCGACATCGCGCCCGCCTACGACCACATCACCTCGGCCATCGGGGCCGCCATCATCGCCCAGGCGGGCACCGCCATGCTCTGCTATGTCACGCCGAAAGAGCATCTCGGCCTGCCCAACCGCGACGACGTGAAAGTGGGCGTGATCACCTACAAGATCGCCGCGCACGCCGCCGACCTCGCCAAGGGACATCCGCACGCGCAGGAGCGCGACGACGCGCTGTCCAAGGCGCGTTTCGAGTTCCGCTGGCGTGATCAGTTCGCGCTGTCGCTGGACCCGGACACCGCCCGCGAGTACCACGACGAGACGCTGCCCGCGGAACCCGCCAAGACCGCGCACTTCTGCTCCATGTGCGGCCCGAAGTTCTGCTCGATGCGGATCTCGGCGGACGTGCGCGAGTACGCCGCGCGTCAGGGACTGACCGAGACCGAGGCGCTGGAGGCCGGTATGGCGGCGAAGTCCGCCGAGTTCGCCGACAAAGGCAACGCGGTCTATCTGCCGGTCGTCTCCTAACGATTCGCTGCCGCCCGCCGCGCTCCGGCGGGCGGTAGCGCTCTACTGGTCCCCGCGCAGCAACGCGGTCACGCGCAACGACGTCTCGTGCAGACGGTCGAACACGTCGAGCACGAGTCGCAACTGTTCGGCGGTGTAACCCGCCATGGCCGCGCCGAATTCGTTCGCCAGAATTTCGTAGTGCGGCGCGATCTCATCGATCTTCTCTTCGATCACGCTCACGATGACCCTCCGCCGGTCCTGCTCGTCGTGTTCCCGGCGGACGTAACCGGCTTTCAGCAGTCGATCGATCATCCGGGTGACGGCGCCGGTGGTCAGGCCCGTCTGCGTGGCCAGCTCGCCCGCCGTGGCCGGGCCGCCGAGGCGCAACAGGTTCAGGCAGCGCAGGTCGGTCACGTGCAAGCCGAGTC
Encoded here:
- a CDS encoding phosphatase PAP2 family protein, which gives rise to MLVEDPGSKAGRAVSSRRVPQTRVRVTAAVAAVPVLLIVLQVVATWQRFEGPLESLARDYVGTPKSMSVPWAGLVLALVGISARRRLVAVGIAVSVDVVWAGARLLAGEPFAIGNGPVIVLTGLALVAWLRWPGAERRAALHAAALGALLILATKVGDVWLHVTVIGRPTVLDEYVMLADHALGDPSWVLGRAVDALGPVVYAVLHWVYIELPVAAIVVAVWQLRRVMSSGRWPSHYLVRTFLVLGLIGPLVYVLFPVVGPMFAYGPDGDGLQLGNYWPGVVPPIDRTPMPLPFDAAIPRNCMPSMHTAWALSVFLHTRRDSDGEPAPAWLRWGGAFWLLATLAATLGFGYHYGVDLVAGAVLCLTVESALREPERGWGWFRVRLVASGAVVLAVLLLSYRYLAVPMAEYPVFAGTVVLGLLAGLAAAFHATWFATVRQPRQAEREVEPVAS
- a CDS encoding glutamate--cysteine ligase — its product is MAGAGIEHVPFEGSPRPTIGVEWEIALVDKVTRDLSNTAAAVFDSLGDLRAHDGTQQVTKELLRNTVELVTGVHETVGAAVEDLTGTMNTVRRAGDPLGVDVFCAGTHPFAQWSAQQLTRSEHYDELIDRTQWWGRQMMIWGVHVHVGVSHRDKVFPILNSLLLSYPHLLALSASSPMWSGSDTGYASNRTLMFQQLPTAGLPFQFENWTQFEHFVHDQIKTGVFTQLGGMHWDIRPAPKWGTIEVRVCDGISTRAELAAMAALIHCLIVDLDRRVENGEDLPTLPPWHVQENKWRAARYGLDAIIITDSDSNERLVTDDLNDLLNRLEPTAARLNCADELALVAEIPKRGASYQRQRRVAAASQGDLVAVVDALVEELKQ
- a CDS encoding superoxide dismutase family protein produces the protein MAPSPTRRPSWRTVTPVLAVAVFGLAACSNSQESSDVQGTPPPVWTGSPAPAGQSSTEHGTPHTAPGVTVQLKDPSGASIGTANFAEEGEHLQVTVEVRGLRPGFHGMHVHQVGKCEPNSVAPTGGPAGDFLSAGGHLQVGSANTHPASGDLTSLEVRSDGAAKLVTTTDSVTLDEVKGKALIIHADADNFGNIPNRYVRADGVAGPDDTTLATGDAGGRVACGVIQ
- a CDS encoding LytR C-terminal domain-containing protein; amino-acid sequence: MSYPNPTSGGPPLRALAMVLIALAIVFAGLGAMSLSNSDADTDASGTSESPTTSATAAPQVPASTTAPKAPTSAASSSTARATVTSTPAASTSTAARSVPVRVLNNSMVAGLAAKTADQLSASGWTIAGTGNYPGANIAKTTVYYGNSPGDKEAAQAVADELDASVEPKSAGIGDTGPGVTVIVTGN
- a CDS encoding DUF3263 domain-containing protein encodes the protein MDGAAARDLSAIQDDPSASADATAGHTAAEQADGDGLSRRDLDILAFERQWWKYAGAKEEAIRELFAMSPTRYYQVLNAVVDRPEALAADPMLVKRLRRLRASRQKARAARRLGFQV
- a CDS encoding peptide deformylase; translated protein: MAILPIVIVGDPVLHNPTARVTQSPEELAPLIADMYDTLDAAHGVGLAANQVGVGLRLFVYDCPDLGPDGTATRRRGAVINPVLETSQIPETMPDPDDDEEGCLSVPGEQFPTGRAEWAKVTGTDEHGQPVEVEGKGFFARMLQHEVGHLDGFLYVDVLLGRNARAAKKAIKRNGWGTPGLSWLPGTDPDPFGHDD
- a CDS encoding GNAT family N-acetyltransferase — its product is MTTDPAAGLPDIPLGRRVVLRYQLPAGYPQPLTDVIGELLSLDPPTVRGADGQVVSVAPDRVVALKAIGPRPIRTKEIRALEAAAAYAWPGVEHSWIDGWLVRAGHGYTGRANSAVPLGNSGSPAVVSAETLHRIGEWYTAHGLPLQLALPDRLAPTPPGWHSWRETLMLALDIDNFVLPRGPSMVRIAPAPDADWLEMHRYGGEAPAAQAVPAPAPVPEVLTAVLDGELGFASLGLPRPIAIGRGALTTAPDGRRWVGLTCVAVAAAHRRHGLGSLVCAELVRWGRERGARHAYLQVEATNEPARAMYRELGFVEHHAYRYAAPEPLAGPGGLR
- the xth gene encoding exodeoxyribonuclease III, with translation MRLATWNVNSIRSRLDRVADWLDRQDIDVLALQETKCRDDQFPFERFDELGYEVAHLGINQWNGVAIVSRVGLTDVEFAFPDQPGFDKDAEESLISTPVVESRAIGATCGGVRVWSLYVPNGRTLGDPHYTYKLEWLAALRDNGARWLAEDPQAKIALVGDWNIAPTDDDVWSVEYFADKTHTSQPERDAFQAVVDAGYADVMRPFAPGPGVYTYWDYTQLRFPRKEGMRIDFILASPALAATATDAMVDREARKGKGASDHAPVIAEFADGPGHS